In Deltaproteobacteria bacterium, a genomic segment contains:
- a CDS encoding DUF2889 domain-containing protein: MTNAESSGNGERLLYNRKKDAQVSFVPEKRQFRVTVEMQDHVHHLRLTMMVKHPSLKIVEIQCEMAGVPDPVCRDAQNCLDALIGKKVGSGLVKELNGDWNKQGCTHLKDLFHEACYCLTQSQDVHGKYELAQLFPGITEEQVYKIFFWFRPDIKNGCLRYTQDTPFMQRVRSTEAPEGAEKLKAIAKSQQQQEKQ, translated from the coding sequence ATGACGAATGCGGAGTCTTCAGGAAATGGAGAGCGGTTGTTGTATAACCGAAAAAAGGACGCACAAGTTTCTTTCGTGCCGGAAAAACGGCAGTTTCGGGTTACGGTGGAAATGCAGGATCATGTTCACCATCTGCGTCTGACGATGATGGTCAAACACCCGTCCCTTAAAATCGTGGAAATCCAGTGCGAAATGGCCGGAGTTCCGGACCCGGTTTGCCGGGACGCCCAGAACTGTCTCGATGCTCTGATCGGAAAAAAAGTAGGTTCAGGGCTCGTAAAGGAGCTAAACGGAGACTGGAACAAACAGGGCTGCACCCATCTGAAAGACCTGTTTCATGAGGCCTGCTACTGTCTGACCCAGTCTCAAGACGTTCACGGTAAATACGAACTGGCCCAGCTCTTTCCCGGCATAACGGAGGAGCAGGTATATAAGATATTTTTCTGGTTCCGGCCGGATATCAAGAACGGTTGCCTGCGCTATACGCAGGATACTCCCTTCATGCAGAGAGTCCGGAGTACGGAGGCGCCGGAGGGCGCTGAAAAACTCAAGGCTATTGCCAAGAGCCAGCAGCAACAAGAAAAACAATAG
- a CDS encoding citryl-CoA lyase: MKDKAGDGKGWWDSSIIQVRPNQLMIRGYPLEELMGRVSFGEMAYLMVAGDLPKDRKISGLLDALLVAVCDHGANSPAVATSIMAATCGIPLNCVMASGMNLLGRIHGGPIEEAANLFYRTERIILETSRTPESVIRDTCETYLTDKRYVPGYGHPVHDKDPRVVKLFEMVEEARAEGVVSGRFMRWARIFEEVLPGVFSKERIPINVDGGGAVVLCECGVPAEAAMGFVCLSRGLGLMAHGFETQMRKERIKAPMPPDLIGEHMTYSGPPLRELPEAYEDAEAGRGGARKKAE, from the coding sequence ATGAAAGACAAAGCCGGGGACGGAAAAGGCTGGTGGGATTCATCGATTATTCAGGTGCGGCCCAATCAGTTGATGATTCGGGGGTATCCCCTCGAGGAGTTGATGGGGCGCGTCTCTTTTGGCGAAATGGCCTATCTCATGGTCGCGGGAGATCTTCCGAAGGATCGCAAGATCAGCGGTTTGTTGGACGCCTTGCTCGTGGCTGTGTGCGACCACGGGGCCAACTCGCCCGCCGTGGCCACTTCGATCATGGCTGCGACCTGCGGCATTCCTCTGAATTGTGTCATGGCGTCAGGGATGAACCTGCTCGGGCGCATTCACGGTGGTCCCATAGAAGAGGCTGCGAATCTCTTCTATCGAACGGAGCGCATTATTCTCGAAACCAGCCGCACGCCGGAGAGCGTTATCCGCGACACCTGTGAAACCTATCTTACGGACAAGCGCTACGTTCCTGGGTACGGCCATCCCGTGCACGACAAGGATCCGCGGGTCGTCAAGCTGTTTGAAATGGTCGAGGAAGCGCGGGCCGAAGGCGTGGTTTCCGGTCGATTCATGCGGTGGGCCCGAATCTTCGAGGAAGTACTTCCAGGGGTATTTTCCAAAGAGCGGATACCCATAAACGTGGATGGCGGAGGAGCCGTGGTGCTGTGTGAATGCGGCGTCCCCGCCGAAGCCGCCATGGGGTTCGTATGCCTCTCGCGCGGTCTGGGACTGATGGCGCACGGCTTCGAAACGCAGATGCGCAAGGAACGCATCAAAGCGCCCATGCCCCCGGATCTGATCGGCGAGCACATGACCTATTCCGGACCGCCTCTGCGCGAACTTCCGGAAGCGTATGAAGACGCGGAAGCGGGAAGAGGCGGCGCCCGGAAGAAGGCGGAATGA
- a CDS encoding OsmC family protein: MMGTLAAVLAGKKIKTFEELYSADVEGDIENVNGVLKITQIRVKYNLKVPKGKTADARDALSSYIEGCPGAQSVIGCIDISDEADIVELDE; the protein is encoded by the coding sequence ATGATGGGCACACTGGCCGCGGTGCTGGCCGGAAAAAAGATCAAGACCTTCGAAGAACTCTACTCGGCTGATGTGGAAGGAGACATCGAGAACGTCAATGGTGTCTTGAAAATCACCCAAATCCGAGTCAAATACAACTTGAAAGTACCCAAAGGCAAAACCGCGGACGCGCGCGACGCACTATCCTCCTATATTGAAGGCTGTCCCGGAGCCCAGAGCGTTATCGGCTGTATTGACATCAGCGACGAGGCGGACATCGTGGAACTCGACGAATAG
- a CDS encoding protein kinase, translated as MLEAGTVLDNKWVILESLGKGGMGEVYRAHQLNLKRDVAIKIVSRDWLETLDGDEEELENALSRFRREVKATASIRHPNVIQIIDYGSTKVRMGGDEVPLEYIAMEYIPGATLRFTMSEEGFEPDEELMSSWIKEYFFPLLEGVAAIHASGMVHRDLKPENVLMDGTNPKIVDFGLAASHCLEPITGSIDVKGTAAYMSPEQFVDLKRTDARTDIYALGKILYEAIAGKMPPTTIPFRTVELEHPEKPLFKELNQIIRTATAEKKEDRFESMGALQAALKEALTGWEASRDRQAGGPNVTVAAGLHQKWIWIGIFITLLAVSAMTVWHLLGNPQLFRAKDTERSSVIPKAPATVDEEKRPSEVEERPKTEQTVVTSKAPTTVDEEKSPREVEKSPRTASPPDDVLSATLRGKDGAELYLVPGGTVAAPQDFGPQTGKSVDLPPFYMSETLVTNHQYVEFLNEMLSKIEVEQGVVRGDGNIWLLLGEVVGGYDPIAFRDGRFRVTEAGHASCPVVRVTAYGASAYAAFCGRRLPTDLEWLHAVRLGKPEHREDAKAIQEPGTKSGTTSMMEQMHPQAQPSAVRSPEDPAFPSPAMLYPANALGIRGLNRNVGEWGIRKRPSASESGGDASEYVILAGQGKDSKEASVVPGPIPRQPWEAFEEVGFRCAMTASAPSTAGQ; from the coding sequence TTTCGGCGGGAGGTAAAGGCCACGGCTTCCATCCGACATCCGAACGTCATTCAGATTATTGACTACGGTTCAACAAAGGTGCGGATGGGCGGAGACGAAGTTCCCTTGGAGTATATCGCAATGGAGTACATTCCCGGCGCGACACTCCGGTTCACAATGTCGGAAGAGGGCTTTGAACCTGACGAAGAGCTCATGTCATCTTGGATAAAGGAATACTTCTTTCCCCTGCTCGAGGGCGTTGCAGCCATCCACGCTTCAGGAATGGTTCATCGGGATTTGAAACCGGAAAACGTTCTGATGGATGGAACCAATCCCAAGATAGTGGATTTCGGTCTAGCGGCCTCGCACTGTTTGGAGCCTATCACCGGATCGATCGACGTCAAAGGAACGGCGGCGTATATGTCTCCAGAACAATTCGTAGACCTCAAACGAACGGATGCAAGAACGGACATCTACGCGCTCGGCAAAATACTCTACGAGGCGATCGCCGGCAAAATGCCTCCCACGACCATTCCCTTCAGAACCGTGGAGCTGGAGCACCCGGAAAAGCCTCTTTTCAAAGAGTTGAATCAAATCATACGGACGGCCACCGCTGAAAAGAAAGAGGACAGATTCGAGTCGATGGGCGCTTTGCAAGCCGCCCTCAAAGAGGCTTTGACGGGGTGGGAAGCAAGCCGCGATCGGCAGGCGGGCGGTCCTAACGTTACGGTCGCGGCCGGTCTCCATCAGAAATGGATCTGGATCGGTATTTTCATCACGCTGTTGGCCGTTTCCGCCATGACCGTTTGGCACCTCTTAGGAAACCCCCAGTTATTCCGTGCTAAAGATACGGAACGGTCGAGCGTGATTCCAAAGGCGCCGGCAACCGTTGACGAAGAGAAGCGGCCCTCGGAAGTGGAAGAAAGACCCAAAACGGAACAGACGGTCGTGACTTCGAAGGCGCCGACCACCGTTGATGAGGAGAAATCGCCCAGGGAAGTTGAAAAAAGTCCGCGAACCGCTTCTCCACCGGATGATGTTCTGTCAGCCACGTTACGCGGAAAGGATGGAGCTGAACTCTATCTCGTTCCCGGCGGGACGGTGGCCGCCCCTCAGGACTTCGGTCCCCAAACGGGGAAGTCGGTCGATCTGCCGCCTTTCTACATGTCCGAAACGCTGGTGACGAACCACCAGTACGTCGAGTTCCTGAACGAAATGCTCTCGAAAATCGAAGTGGAGCAGGGTGTGGTTCGAGGAGACGGAAACATATGGCTGCTCCTGGGAGAGGTTGTTGGCGGTTACGATCCCATCGCATTCAGAGACGGAAGATTTCGTGTCACGGAAGCGGGTCATGCGTCCTGTCCCGTGGTGAGGGTCACAGCGTACGGAGCTTCCGCCTACGCGGCTTTTTGCGGCAGAAGGCTGCCCACGGATTTGGAATGGCTTCATGCCGTGAGGCTGGGGAAACCGGAACACCGGGAAGATGCGAAGGCGATTCAGGAGCCCGGGACGAAGAGCGGGACAACGAGCATGATGGAGCAGATGCATCCTCAGGCGCAGCCGTCCGCCGTCCGATCTCCGGAAGATCCGGCGTTTCCGTCCCCGGCGATGCTTTACCCTGCGAATGCCTTGGGAATTCGTGGGTTGAATCGAAACGTCGGCGAGTGGGGCATCCGGAAACGTCCCTCTGCATCGGAAAGCGGGGGCGATGCGAGTGAATATGTGATCCTGGCAGGTCAGGGAAAGGATTCGAAAGAGGCATCCGTGGTTCCGGGCCCTATTCCCCGCCAGCCCTGGGAGGCCTTCGAGGAAGTGGGTTTCCGCTGTGCGATGACTGCTTCAGCGCCTTCGACTGCGGGGCAGTAG
- a CDS encoding enoyl-CoA hydratase/isomerase family protein — MEFVKTLFEKEVLTISLNRVEKKNALNTRTLNEFETVLDDIPMDRPPRAVVLRGEGRCFCAGADISELHAFDESGMREFHDLRERVYTKLEGLPCPTMAAVEGFALGTGLELALSVDFRIASESSFLGIPSSRLGVTESYLYLARLVRTVGLSRTRFLVFTAERLGAREARDLGLVERVFPEAEFEAGCRSLVDILASNDPSAMFLSKRVLAECDRDPFLENVHDPAWPMLESLGGHAMKDRTRAFLNRKAAKSDGGGGD, encoded by the coding sequence ATGGAGTTCGTTAAGACGCTGTTCGAGAAAGAAGTACTTACCATTTCGCTGAACCGGGTCGAGAAGAAAAACGCCTTGAACACCCGGACGCTGAATGAATTTGAAACCGTGCTCGATGACATACCCATGGATCGACCGCCGCGGGCCGTTGTGTTGAGGGGGGAAGGCCGCTGTTTTTGCGCCGGTGCGGACATCAGCGAACTCCACGCGTTCGACGAGTCGGGCATGCGGGAGTTCCATGATTTAAGGGAGCGCGTGTATACCAAACTGGAAGGTCTGCCGTGTCCCACCATGGCGGCGGTCGAGGGGTTTGCGTTGGGAACGGGCCTGGAACTGGCGTTGAGCGTTGATTTTCGCATCGCTTCGGAAAGCTCTTTCCTGGGGATTCCTTCTTCCCGGCTGGGGGTGACCGAAAGCTATCTTTACCTCGCTCGACTGGTTCGGACGGTCGGCCTGTCGCGGACCCGGTTTCTCGTATTTACCGCGGAGCGGCTCGGAGCTCGCGAGGCGCGCGATCTGGGCCTGGTCGAGCGGGTGTTTCCCGAGGCGGAATTCGAGGCGGGCTGCCGGTCCCTGGTGGATATCCTGGCAAGCAACGATCCTTCGGCCATGTTTCTATCGAAAAGAGTGCTCGCTGAGTGTGACCGGGATCCCTTTCTCGAGAACGTTCACGATCCGGCGTGGCCCATGCTGGAGTCCCTGGGGGGACACGCTATGAAGGACCGGACCCGGGCCTTTTTGAACAGAAAGGCTGCAAAATCGGATGGCGGAGGTGGAGACTGA
- a CDS encoding YcaO-like family protein: MTQHSKHLQSNVQLKNTPKRHTVGLEKAIPPSETVRNLESLLESLDLKLVQEVIRIDSGRLDIPVYVCQVGKDCNTPTPKTMGKGPTPEQSRASALMEMVERFSHANFPRPENYRKGTLGEAEGDLIPFDHLFKVPNRDATAPDECKEEFSSLPFAWVPAYSLVRHKDIMLPYEWFADIQGTNGLSAGNTMEETILQGLCEVVERHVSAVVNIEANPVPTIDLKTVRNPVARDLIGKFVRNHIQLVCKDFSLDTGIPTVAGIAFDPTTFPNSEIVYCAGTATHPEQALIRVLTEIQQMAVDYFKQDYYAGGILPKFRHWNESTYLFDDSEAVPIQSLPDVSSGDLLEELERCTSALQRIGFEPLVVNITHPVLKIPAVFVMMAGSQLYENSFHELGVTYYLGRRLEFLGRLEEAMEHFRLSMAQNSKTKLHCMLEIANCLKFQKRWAEALQAYKEAYCLGPDRAMQMQMLRALQVCSDKLKESGDMPGALQMGRSA; the protein is encoded by the coding sequence ATGACGCAGCACTCGAAACACCTACAGTCTAATGTCCAACTGAAAAACACTCCAAAAAGACATACCGTGGGACTCGAAAAGGCCATCCCGCCCTCGGAAACGGTCCGGAACCTGGAAAGCCTGCTTGAAAGTCTCGATCTCAAACTGGTCCAGGAGGTGATCCGCATCGATTCCGGCCGTCTGGACATCCCCGTATACGTGTGCCAGGTGGGAAAGGACTGCAACACGCCCACCCCAAAGACCATGGGTAAGGGTCCTACCCCCGAACAGAGCCGCGCCAGCGCTTTGATGGAAATGGTCGAGCGTTTCAGCCACGCGAATTTTCCCCGGCCCGAAAACTACCGGAAAGGCACACTAGGAGAAGCTGAGGGTGATCTCATTCCTTTCGACCATCTGTTTAAAGTGCCCAATCGGGACGCTACGGCGCCGGATGAATGCAAAGAGGAATTCTCGTCTCTTCCTTTCGCCTGGGTTCCGGCGTACAGCCTGGTCCGGCATAAAGACATCATGCTCCCTTACGAGTGGTTTGCCGATATTCAGGGGACCAATGGGCTGAGCGCCGGCAATACCATGGAAGAAACCATCCTCCAGGGGCTGTGCGAAGTGGTGGAACGGCACGTGAGCGCAGTGGTGAACATTGAGGCGAATCCTGTTCCCACCATCGATCTAAAGACGGTCCGAAACCCGGTGGCGCGCGATTTGATCGGAAAATTCGTGCGGAACCATATACAGCTCGTATGTAAGGACTTCAGTTTGGACACCGGCATTCCCACCGTAGCAGGTATTGCGTTCGACCCAACTACCTTCCCCAACAGCGAAATCGTCTATTGCGCGGGTACGGCCACCCATCCCGAACAAGCCCTGATTCGTGTACTGACCGAGATCCAGCAGATGGCGGTGGACTATTTTAAGCAGGACTACTACGCCGGTGGAATTCTTCCGAAGTTCCGGCATTGGAACGAATCCACTTACCTGTTCGATGATAGTGAAGCCGTTCCCATTCAGTCGCTCCCGGATGTGTCTTCAGGAGATTTGCTCGAGGAACTCGAGCGTTGCACCTCGGCCCTGCAGCGCATCGGATTCGAACCCCTGGTGGTCAACATTACCCATCCGGTTCTCAAAATTCCCGCCGTGTTCGTCATGATGGCGGGGTCGCAGCTGTACGAGAACTCCTTTCACGAGTTGGGCGTCACGTATTACCTTGGAAGGCGACTGGAGTTCCTGGGAAGACTGGAAGAAGCCATGGAGCATTTTCGTTTGAGCATGGCGCAGAATTCCAAGACGAAGCTCCACTGCATGTTGGAGATCGCCAACTGCCTCAAATTCCAAAAACGATGGGCTGAGGCCCTTCAGGCTTACAAGGAGGCGTACTGCCTGGGTCCGGATCGGGCCATGCAGATGCAGATGCTGCGAGCCCTGCAGGTCTGTTCCGACAAGCTCAAAGAATCCGGGGACATGCCCGGAGCTCTGCAAATGGGAAGATCGGCTTAG
- a CDS encoding 4Fe-4S binding protein: MEFEILQKLFTPEEAEIACALSLKPEPAEAVAERLGKDAEWMREKLMDMSKKGLIFRSEKDGQTVFSGAAFVVGIYEYHVKRMDREFAEKKAKYLKEAFYNELHRGEGKSSFLRVVPVSKSVDSDLGVYQYEEVRSMISQQKLISVTDCICRVKAGLLGNPCKRPMETCFAFGAGAKFYIENGWGREVSVDEALSILDMCDREGLVLSPSNSQRPVAVCACCSCCCDFLHSLKRFDRPALVANATFCAEVDSDACEGCETCVDRCQMEAIQMDDDLAVVNSDRCIGCGLCVSTCPTGALSLSRRETAGTPPEHIGHFFKQLGSERGKM; this comes from the coding sequence GTGGAGTTCGAGATTCTACAAAAACTGTTTACTCCTGAAGAAGCGGAAATCGCCTGCGCCTTGAGTCTCAAACCCGAACCCGCAGAGGCTGTGGCTGAACGGCTCGGCAAAGACGCCGAATGGATGCGGGAAAAGCTGATGGACATGTCCAAAAAGGGGCTCATTTTCCGATCCGAGAAAGACGGACAGACCGTCTTCTCCGGCGCAGCCTTTGTCGTGGGCATCTACGAATACCACGTAAAACGCATGGACCGGGAGTTTGCCGAAAAAAAGGCCAAGTACCTCAAAGAGGCCTTTTATAACGAACTGCACAGGGGGGAAGGCAAAAGCTCTTTCCTGCGGGTGGTGCCCGTGAGCAAAAGCGTGGACAGCGACCTCGGCGTGTATCAATACGAGGAAGTGCGATCCATGATAAGCCAACAGAAGCTGATTTCCGTGACGGATTGCATCTGTCGAGTCAAAGCCGGACTGTTGGGCAATCCCTGTAAACGGCCGATGGAGACCTGTTTTGCCTTCGGGGCCGGGGCCAAGTTCTATATCGAGAACGGCTGGGGACGCGAGGTTTCCGTTGACGAGGCGCTGTCGATCCTGGATATGTGCGACCGCGAGGGCCTGGTGCTGAGTCCTTCCAATTCCCAACGCCCCGTGGCCGTTTGCGCCTGCTGTTCGTGCTGTTGCGACTTTCTCCATAGCCTGAAGCGCTTCGATCGACCGGCGCTGGTGGCAAACGCGACGTTCTGCGCGGAGGTGGACTCCGATGCATGCGAAGGATGCGAGACGTGCGTGGACCGGTGTCAAATGGAAGCCATACAAATGGACGATGACCTGGCCGTCGTCAACAGTGACCGATGCATCGGGTGCGGGTTGTGTGTGAGTACTTGTCCCACGGGGGCTCTCAGTCTGTCTCGGCGAGAAACGGCCGGAACGCCTCCCGAACATATCGGGCACTTTTTCAAACAACTGGGGTCGGAGCGGGGCAAAATGTAG
- a CDS encoding acetate--CoA ligase family protein, with amino-acid sequence MQKAEMRSLCEKYASQGATIVPEHVSKKIIKEYGVSVPEGSLAKTAGEAVQFAKQVGFPVVVKAVSPEILHKTELSGVALNLASPEEVKNACDRIESNLSKRAETLEGFLVEEMIQGDMELIIGLQNDPYFGPVLMLGTGGVYIHLLNDVTFRVLPATREDIQAMIEEIKGKILMRGFRGKPPLAEGALIEAMLKIGQFGVDAAGLYDTVDFNPVLLNELEAVALDAKIVLSKVPKATTISDERPNVTNMDKFFAPKNVALIGASTTPGKIGNAVADSLINHEFKGNVFPITKGGKEVFGLKSYENLQEIPEKIDLAVVVVGLALVPGILDQCKDLGIPAVLIVSGGGKELGAEAAALEREIHLKAREYGIRVIGPNCIGCFNAENRFDAFFQVHERMVRPKVGNISFITQSGTYGASFLEECALMGASKMISYGNRVDVDEADMILYLAEDQNTKVIGSYVEGLGDGRKFLEAAKQVISRHRKPIVLYKSGRTSRSAVAAQSHTGAYGGAYGVYLGAFKQAGILPVDSYEELVGVTKALSMQPAAKGP; translated from the coding sequence ATGCAGAAAGCCGAGATGAGATCTCTGTGTGAAAAGTACGCCTCACAGGGTGCGACGATTGTTCCGGAACACGTATCCAAAAAGATCATCAAAGAGTACGGGGTCAGCGTGCCTGAAGGATCCTTGGCGAAAACCGCCGGCGAGGCCGTCCAATTCGCAAAACAAGTGGGATTTCCCGTTGTCGTAAAAGCGGTTTCCCCCGAGATCCTCCACAAAACGGAACTGAGCGGCGTGGCGCTGAATCTGGCCTCCCCCGAAGAAGTGAAGAACGCTTGCGACCGTATTGAGAGCAATTTGTCCAAGCGGGCGGAAACCTTGGAAGGCTTTCTGGTCGAAGAAATGATTCAGGGCGATATGGAACTGATTATCGGACTCCAAAACGACCCCTATTTCGGCCCTGTTCTCATGTTAGGCACCGGAGGCGTCTATATTCACCTGCTGAACGATGTGACGTTCCGGGTACTCCCCGCAACACGGGAAGATATCCAGGCCATGATCGAGGAGATCAAGGGCAAAATCCTGATGCGCGGGTTCCGGGGAAAGCCTCCTCTCGCCGAAGGCGCCCTGATCGAGGCCATGCTGAAAATCGGACAATTCGGCGTGGACGCCGCAGGCCTGTATGACACCGTGGACTTCAATCCCGTGTTGCTCAACGAGTTGGAAGCCGTGGCCCTGGATGCGAAAATCGTCCTTTCCAAGGTTCCAAAAGCAACCACGATCAGCGATGAACGCCCCAATGTCACCAACATGGACAAATTCTTCGCGCCGAAGAACGTGGCTCTCATCGGAGCGTCCACTACGCCGGGCAAAATCGGAAACGCGGTGGCGGACAGTTTGATCAATCACGAATTCAAGGGAAACGTCTTTCCGATTACAAAAGGCGGAAAGGAAGTGTTCGGACTCAAGAGCTACGAGAACCTCCAGGAGATACCCGAAAAGATCGATCTGGCCGTGGTCGTCGTGGGGTTGGCCCTGGTGCCCGGTATTCTGGATCAATGCAAGGACCTCGGCATTCCGGCCGTACTCATTGTATCCGGCGGCGGGAAGGAATTGGGAGCCGAAGCGGCGGCGCTCGAAAGAGAAATCCATCTGAAAGCGCGGGAATACGGCATCCGGGTCATCGGTCCCAACTGCATCGGTTGCTTCAACGCGGAAAACCGGTTTGACGCTTTTTTCCAGGTTCACGAACGCATGGTGAGGCCCAAGGTCGGAAATATTTCCTTTATCACTCAAAGCGGCACCTATGGGGCCAGTTTCCTCGAAGAATGCGCTCTCATGGGCGCCAGCAAAATGATTTCTTACGGCAACCGCGTGGACGTGGACGAGGCGGACATGATCCTCTATCTGGCCGAGGATCAGAACACGAAAGTCATCGGTTCCTATGTGGAAGGACTGGGGGACGGCCGCAAATTCCTCGAGGCGGCAAAACAAGTGATCTCCAGGCATCGGAAGCCCATCGTGCTGTATAAGTCCGGTCGAACTTCGCGGTCGGCCGTGGCCGCCCAATCCCATACCGGCGCTTATGGGGGCGCCTACGGAGTTTATTTGGGTGCGTTCAAACAAGCGGGCATTCTGCCCGTGGACTCGTACGAGGAACTGGTGGGAGTAACCAAGGCGCTTTCCATGCAGCCGGCGGCAAAAGGGCCTTGA
- a CDS encoding prolyl oligopeptidase family serine peptidase translates to MRTDGVRQERFVLTSDGVGLQVFVASPESEHKPCASVQIHHAGGGYEPVYEHMAVQMARRGMVGITMIHRGYPGSGGRQEYGKGEITDIGNLADEMLGRPDIDPAGMGIMGYSRGAHNAILAMERFDYFRAGALWSTPTDMVDHVNVNPWISDMFGGFPDQAPDEYRIRSSILFVDRIRCPLLLIHGEADDVVPVRHTLRLAEALEQLNKPFELRLVPNEGHIWSLEGFANNWRLTLEFFERNLQS, encoded by the coding sequence ATGAGAACCGACGGTGTCCGCCAGGAGCGCTTTGTCCTCACCAGTGACGGCGTAGGGCTCCAAGTCTTCGTGGCCTCACCCGAAAGCGAACACAAGCCGTGCGCCTCGGTTCAGATTCACCACGCGGGCGGTGGATATGAACCCGTTTATGAGCACATGGCCGTTCAAATGGCCCGGAGAGGTATGGTCGGCATAACCATGATCCATCGGGGATATCCTGGATCGGGCGGGCGCCAGGAGTACGGAAAAGGTGAAATCACCGATATCGGGAATCTAGCCGACGAGATGCTCGGCAGGCCCGACATCGATCCGGCCGGGATGGGCATCATGGGATATTCGAGGGGGGCGCACAACGCCATCCTGGCCATGGAGCGGTTCGACTATTTTCGGGCGGGCGCGCTCTGGAGCACGCCGACGGACATGGTGGACCACGTGAACGTGAACCCGTGGATTTCGGACATGTTCGGAGGCTTCCCGGACCAGGCGCCCGACGAGTATCGCATCCGTTCTTCCATCCTGTTTGTCGACCGGATACGCTGTCCGCTGCTCCTGATTCACGGGGAAGCGGACGACGTGGTGCCTGTGCGGCACACGTTACGTCTGGCCGAGGCCCTGGAACAACTCAACAAGCCTTTTGAATTGAGACTAGTCCCAAACGAAGGTCACATCTGGTCGTTGGAGGGCTTTGCCAACAATTGGCGCCTCACCCTCGAGTTTTTCGAACGAAACCTGCAATCGTAA
- a CDS encoding isochorismatase family protein → MIADRDRSMLLVVDVQEAMLKAISVWEETVRRVSQLVRAATVLNIPVLVTEHYKKGLGATISQLDPMLKQASFFQKEHFSACLEGDFPQTVRSFDRSQIILTGMESHVCVFQTGMDLIQSGYQVHLVRNAVASRFKEDWITAVDLFRDAGAVITSTEMVIFQWVRRSNTDQFRAVLPIVK, encoded by the coding sequence ATGATTGCGGACCGCGACCGAAGTATGTTGCTTGTCGTGGACGTACAGGAGGCCATGCTGAAAGCCATATCCGTATGGGAAGAAACCGTACGCAGGGTGAGTCAGCTCGTGCGCGCGGCAACGGTCCTCAACATCCCGGTTCTGGTCACCGAACACTACAAAAAGGGACTCGGCGCAACGATTTCACAGCTTGACCCCATGTTGAAGCAAGCTTCCTTTTTTCAGAAGGAACACTTCAGCGCGTGCCTGGAAGGGGACTTTCCACAAACGGTACGCTCGTTCGATCGCTCACAGATTATCCTCACCGGGATGGAAAGCCATGTATGCGTTTTCCAGACCGGAATGGATCTGATCCAATCCGGGTATCAGGTTCACCTGGTCCGGAATGCGGTGGCATCCAGATTCAAAGAAGACTGGATCACCGCAGTGGATCTGTTTCGCGACGCCGGAGCGGTCATCACTTCCACGGAAATGGTCATCTTCCAGTGGGTTCGAAGGTCGAACACGGACCAATTCCGAGCCGTTCTGCCCATCGTGAAATAG